DNA sequence from the Streptomyces cinnabarinus genome:
CGGCTCCCCGACGACCACTGGCTGCTGCTGGTCGGCGGCGGCCCCGAGGAGAGCGTCCTCAGGCGCACCGCTCACGAGGCGGGCGTCGCCGACCGGGTCCTGTTCACCGGCGAACGCCCCTACGTCCCCGACGGCTCCCCGGGCCCCGACCTGCCCTCCCTCACCGCCGCCATGGACGTCTTCGCCTCACCGTCCCCGGAGGAGGCGTTCGGGCTCGCCGTCGTGGAGGCACTGGCCTGCGGACTCCCCGTGCTCTACGCCTCCTGCCCCGCCGTCGAGGACCTCCCCGCGCACTCCGCGCCGGGCGCCCGCCGGATCCGGGGCGGCCCCGAGGAGTTCGCCCGCGCCATCGCCGCCACCCGCGCCGCGGACCCCCGCCCGCGCACCACGCCCGAGGCCGCCCTGCACTACGGCATCACCCGCAGCGCCGGCCGCCTGATGGATGTGTACGCCGCCGTCACCGTCCCGTCACCGTCACCCCGGAAGGTCAGCTCCTCATGACCGAGAACCCCACCGGACCACGCCACGCGACCACCCCCCTGGCCCGTGCCAAGGCCCTGCCGCCCTGGTCCCTGATCGCGGCCGGCGCCCTGGCCGGCGGACTCCTCGGCGGCGCCTACGGCCTGCTCCAGCCGCCGGCCTACACGGCCACCAGCTATGTCGTCGCGGTACCGAACGAGAAGTCCGACCCGACGTCCGCGCTCGGCTTCGCCCAGGCCTACGGCCGGGTCGCCACCCAGCTCGCGGTGCTCGGGGACGCCCAGGTGTGGGCGGGCGTACCGGTGTCGACGCTGCAGGAGAACGTGCGGACCGCGACCTCCCCGGACGCGCCGATGGTCGCCGTCACCGCCACCTCCTCGCGCGCCGACCTCGCCGCCGACATGGCCAACGCCGTCGCCCGCGCCCTGACCCGGCACGCGTCCGACGCCGAGCAGTCCACCCATGTGGAACTCCAGCAGTTCGCCCGGGCCACCGAACCCACCGAGCCCTCCTCCGCCTCCCCCACGGTCACCGGCCTGGTCGGCGCGAGCGCGGGCGGTCTGCTCGGCGGTCTGATGCTGCTGGTCCGGCCCCGCCGGGCCGCCGACGGCCGGGGCCGCCCCGCGGTGCCGGGACCGGCCCCCGCCGCCGACGTCCACGGGCAGCTGTGACCTACGCGACGGAACTCGTCACCGACGAGGACGCCTTCGCCGCCCTCTCCCCCGACTGGGCGCGGCTGTACAGCGGCTGCGCCACCGCGACCCCCTTCCAGAGCCACCCCTGGCTGCACTCCTGGTGGCGGTCGTACGGCGCGCCCGGACAGCTGCGCCTCGTCCTGGCCCGCGACGGCCGGGGCGAACTCGTCGCCGCCGCCCCCCTGATGCGGGTACGCCGACCGGTCCCCTCCCTGGTGCCGCTCGGCGGCGCGATCTCCGACTACGGCGATGTCCTGCTGGCCGACGAGCGGGGCGAGGCGGCGGTGGCCGCGCTCACCGCGGGCCTCGCGGCGGCCGCCCGCACCGCGCTGATCGATCTGCGCGAGGTCCGTCCGGGCAGCGCCGCCGAACAGGTCTACGACCGCTGGCCGGGCCCACGCCGCGGGGTGCCCGACTCGCTGTGCCTGGAGCTGCCCGCGGCCCCGCTGCCCGAGCTGATCGCCCGGCTGCCGTCCGCCAAGGCCCAGCAGCGGGTGCGCGCCAAACTGCGCAAGCTCACCGCCCTCGGCATCGAACGGCACGTCGTCGCGCCGGACGAGGTCGACAAGGCGCTGCGGCGGCTGCTGGAACTGCACCGGCTCCAGTGGCAGGGACGGAAGGTGACCTCCGAGCATCTGCGCCCCCGCTTCGGCGAGCACCTGGTGCGCTCGGTCGGGCCGATGGTGGCCTCCGGGGACGCGGTCGTCACCGAGTTCCGGCTGGCCGACGACGTGGTCGCCGTCGACCTGACCCTGCGCTCCCGCCACCTGACGGGCGGCTATCTGTACGGCGCCCATCCGTGTCTCAGGGAACGCAAGGCGGACGTGGCGGTGATGCTGCTCGACGCGTGCGCCGAGCGCGCCCGGGGCACGCTGAGCCTGCTGCGCGGGAACGAGCCGTACAAGCAGCACTGGCGGCCCGAACCGGTGGCGAACCGGCGGCTGCTGCTGGCCCGTCGGCGCACCGCCCCGCTGCTGGCGGCCGCGGTGTGCCAGGCGGACGCCCGGCGCTGCGGCAAGGAGCTGGTGCGCCGCTGGAAGGAGCGCGACCGTGGCGACAGGCCCTGACGGACCTGCCGCCACCAGGGGCTCACCAGTTGCGCGAGTACCAGTCGAAGCGCAGGCACAGCTTCCCGCCGAGCCAGTACTCCACCCAGTCGCCGAGATCCAGCGGGGAACAGTTCGGCGGCGTGGTCGGCTCCACCGGCGTCGGGGTGGGCGAGGGCTCCGGCTCGTCGGTACGGCCGAACAGCACCGAGCGGTAGACCTCGCTCGACCTCGGGTTGTCCTCGCACTGCCACACGCCGTGCGGACAGTAGTCGGTCAGCGTGTTGTACAGCGGCTTGTGCTCATCCATCCAGGCGAGCATCCGCCGCATGTACTCGGCGTTGTCACCATTGCGGAAGAGTCCCCATTCGGGATAGGAAATGGGCTTGCCGTGCGCTTTGGCGAAGTCCACGTGTTCCTGAAGTCCGTAGGGCTCTTTCACCTGTTCGTCGAACGACATTCCACGCGGTTGGTCGTACGAGTCCATTCCGATGATGTCGACCGTGTCGTCCCCCGGATAGCACTGCGTCCAGGGAATGGCGTCCCTGCCCCGGGTCGGGGTGAAGTCGAAGCGGAATTCCTGGCCCGGCACCGAACGCATGGTGGTGACGATCCTGTTCCAGTACTTCTTCCAGGCCTGCGGGTCGGGGCCGCAGCGATGGGTGTACGTGATGCCGTTCATCTCCCAGCCGGGCACGATCACCGTGTCCGGCACCTTCAGCGCCACCAGGCGTTCGGCCAGACGGCGGAAGTGGTGATCGAAGACACCGGCCGCGCCCTGCCGCAGCAGCAGCCGGACGTGGGCGTCGGAGACCCGCTCCTCGTTGCGCTCCAGCATGGGGACGTTGAGGACGAACATCCGGTCGGCCCGCTCCCGCCGCCAGTTCGCCCAGCTCTCCAGGAAGTCCGGGGCGCCCTCGATGTTGCTCCACCGGTCGCCCGGCAGATAGGTGTGGCCGACCCGCAGCTCGGCGCCGCCCAGCCAGCGGCTGAGCTCGGCGATCCGGGCGACGCCCCGGGAGCCGTAGTCGAGGTAGGCGCCGAAGGCGGGGACGTCCTTCTTCGGTTCGACGGCCGCGGTGGGTGCCGGAGCGGGCGGATCGGCGGATCGTGCCGCCCCCGCGCCCGCGGCGAATCCAGGACCGGACGCCAGGGCGGCGGACGCGACGACCGTCGCCGCGACACACGCCAGCCGCCGGCGGGACCGGCCCGGTCGCTGCTGTGGGGCCATGCCTGCTCCATTCTCCGCACTCGCGGGATCACCTCTTACTGACACTCAGTCATATGAACAGGAATTACGCCACCGCCGTTACGGCTTTCGAGTGCCCCCGCTCGCCCGACCGAAGGAATTGAATCCGTGTCGCTTTTCGACACCCGGGTCCCCGCCGTGCTGCTGCGGATCGACCGGAATCCCTTTCACCACGGAACGCTCGGCGCGGTGCGCTCGCTGGGCCGGGCGGGCGTGTCCGTGCATGTGGTCGCCGACTGCACGGCGTCCCCCGTACGCGCCTCGCGTTTCGTCACGCAGCTCCACCCGCCGCCACCGCCCGGCGCCACCCCGGCCGAGGTCGCGGTGGTGCTGCGCCGGGTGGCCGCCCGGATCGCCCGGCCGGCCGTGCTGATCCCGATGGACGACGCGGGCGCGGTCGCCGTGAACCGGCTGCGCGAGGAGCTGTCCCCCGCCTATCTGCTGCCGCAGCAGCCCGGTTCACTGGCCGAGCGGGTGGCCGACAAGGCCGAACTGGCCGGCCTGTGCGCGGCGGCGGCGGTACCGCACCCGCGGACGGTCGTCCCGGTGAGCGCGGCCGAGGCCGCCGCGGCGGCCTGGCGTCTCGGCCTGCCGGTGGTGGCGAAGTGGAGCCGCCCCTGGCTGCTGCCGCCCGGCAGCGGACTGCGCAGCACGACGGTGCTCCGCTCGGCCCAGCAGGCCGGGGAGTTGTACGCCCGCTCGGCGGAGGCGGGCAGCCGACTGCTCCTCCAGGCCTATCTGCCACCGGGCCCGGACCTGGACTGGTTCTTCCACGGGTACGCCGACCGCGCGGGCACCCTCCGCGCGGGCGGCTCCGGAGTGAAGCACCTGTCCTGGCCCCGGGGCGCGGGCCTGACGGCGGCGGGCCGCTGGACCCCCGACCCCCAGGTACGGGCGCTGGCGGAGGGCCTGGTCTCCGGGCTCGGCTACCGCGGCATCCTCGACCTCGACTTCCGCCGCTGCGGCACGACGGGCCGGTACCACCTGCTGGACTTCAACCCGCGCCCCGGCGCCCAGTTCCGGCTCTTCACGGACACCGCGGACCTGGACGTCGTACGGGCCCTGCACCTGGATCTGACCCACCGTCCGCTGCCGGCGGGGGCCGAGCGACCCGGCCGGCTGTTCGTGGTGGAGAGCTACGCGCCACTGACCGCGCTGCGCCCGGTGCGGGCGGGCCGCGAGGCGGCCTGGTACGCCAGGGACGACCGCAAGCCCGGCTGGGCGATGTGGGCACTGTGGACGCGGCACGCGTCCCGCCGCGTCCTGTCCCGGCTGCGCCGCCTGTTCAGCCGCTCCGCCGCCCCGGCCGACGCCCGGGTGGTCCGCCAGCTGCCCCCACGGGTGACCGACGACGAGAAGGCGAACACCCGCTGACCCACGACCCGCAGTGGTGCCGCTCCGGAAAACGGCGAAGGTGCCGGACGCTGTGGACGTCCGGCACCTTCGCTCGGTTCACCGACGGGACGCGGCCCGGCCTCGTCGGTACAGCACGGCCCCGGCCACGATCAGCGCGGCACTGGCACCGGACGCGGCCAGCGTGGCCTCTCCGGCACCGGTGTCGGCCATCTGCGGCGGCGGCCCGTGGTGCCCCGGGGGAGCCGGGGGCGTTGTCGTCGGCGGCGTCGTGGGAGGCGTCGTCGGCGGCTTGGTGGGCGGCTTCGTCGTCGGCGGCGTCGTCGGCGGCTTCGTGGGCGGCTTCGTCGTCGGGGGCTTGGTCGGCGGGGTGTCGCCGTAGCCGCCGTCCGACGAGTCCTCGTGACCGCCGCAGTCGTTGCCGAACGCGGGGTTCAGCCCGCTGATCACGTCGCCGGTGTTCCCGCACAGCTGCACCGGGGCCTCGACCGGAACGTGCACCCCGTTCCCGCTCCCGACACCGGGCGAGCCCTCGCTCTTCCCGTGCGCCGAGCTGCCGGACGCGTGATGGTCGCCGTGGTCCCGGCCTCGGTCCTGGTCACGGTCCTCGTCGTGGTCCTGGTCGTGGTCCTCGTCGAAGTGGTGGCCGCCGTACCGATCCGCGTCCCCGGCCGTGGCGCAGTCGTTGCCGAAGGACGGGTTGAGCGCCGAGGCCGCGTCGACGGTGTTGCCGCAGGCGTTGACCGGAACGTCGACCGGCGCCGACACGTCGTTGCCGGACAGCAGACCGGGCGAATCCTTCGCGGTCCCGTTCGCGCTCGTGTCGGCGAGGGCGGGAGCGCCGCAGAGGGACAGAATGCTTGTCGCGGCCGCGGCCGCGACCATTCCCCTACTCAGGGTCTGTCGCAATCTCGTTGTCTTCCTGCTGGTAGAAGTGGGAGAAGCCGGCCTCGGAACGGGGAGAAGGTGTCCAAGGCCGGCCGTGACACAAGCCGAGCGGCTGGTGCGTTGAGTCGTCAGCGGTTGATGCAGGTGTTGCCGAACGCCGGGTTCAGCAGCGCGATGACGTTCACGGTGTTGCCGCAGACGTTGACCGGAATGTTGATCGGGACCTGCACGACGTTGCCCGACAGGACACCCGGGGAGTGCTCGGCGACAGCGCCCGCACCCGAGTCGGCGAATGCCGGCGTGGCCATGCCCACGGCCATGAGGGCACCCGCGACAACAGCAGCGCTCTTCTTCATGAACTATCCCTTCTCTGCGGTCATGCCCCTTTGTCGGCCGAAGCCGAGCGAGCACAACAGGAACGGCTCGCACCATGACCGGCAGGCTGTTAAACGAGGGATAGACAGACGAAGAAACTACGGAACGCGAGTCGCCGCTTATTTCACTCGTTCGCCTTCACAGAATTGACACGTAAGAACCACATGCGCATCTCGCGGCGAGCATGAAGAAACCGCCCGGCGATCCCTGGGGAAAGGGGATCACCGGGCGGTTCTGTTCGATCGGCGAGAATCGTCAGCCGTTGCCGAGACCGTTTCCGGACAGCGCCGAGATGTCGCTGAGGATGTGCGACAGCGGCTCGTCACCCTTGGCCTGGGTGGAGTTCTCGGCGCACTGCTGGTTCTGCGGGGCGGACAGGATCGGCACGTCCTGGGCCACGCCGACGGCGGCGAGGATGCCGACGATGCCCTGGAGGTTCGCCTTCACCGGCACACCCGCGCAGAGCTTGTTGACCGAGCCCTGGACCAGGCTGGCCTGCGGGCTCATGTCGCCCTTGGTCACCGAGTTGCCGAACTTGGACTCGGCGTGGTTGCCGCTGGCGGAGGTGGTGCCGCTGTCATCACCGATGGCAAGCGCCTGGGGGGCGGCCGCGGCCGACGCTCCGACGACGGACGCGGTGACCGCGGCGGCGGCCATTGCCTTCTTGAACATTCGCTTTTCCTTTCCTGGGCAGGAGCGCCGTGGGTCCGGACACACCCTGAGGCGAGGCGCAGGTTCCTGCCTCCGCATCAACCCGGTGCGCCAGGATTGGTTTCGCCACTTCACCCGTTCGGGCCGTTCGGCGCACGGAATTCACGGAATGCCGATGTGCGCCATCGGAGTGAATGGCAGCAACCAAGCGGGCCCGCGGCAGTTGACCAGAGCGCTCCGGTGGACGGGGTTTCTCCAGAAGGGACTAGCAAGTGATCAAGAAGGTTCTGGCTTCCGCCGCGGTCGCCGCCTCCGTCGTCGGGGCCGCCTCGCCGGCCATGGCCATCGGCAACGACGACGGCACCAAGTCCGCCAGCGGCAACGGCGCGTCGCAGTCGTTCGGCAACTCCGCCACGTACGGCCACATGAGCCCGCAGATGGCGCTCATCCAGGGCTCGTTCAACAAGCCCTGCATCGGTCTGCCGGCCAAGGCCAACCTCCAGGGCATCCTCGGTCTCGGCGCGGTCGGCGTCCTGCAGGACGTGCCGATCCTGTCGGCGCCGCAGAACCAGCAGTGCGTCGAGAACTCCACCCAGGCCAAGGGCGACGAGCCCCTGTCGCACATCCTGGACGACATCTCCGTCCTCGCCGGCAACGGCCTCGACAACCACTGAAGTACCGGGCTGCACTGAGCCCCCGTCAGCGGGCCGCCGGATCACCGGCGGCCCGCTGTTGTGCGTTCACTCCCGGTCCCGGCCCGCGGGAGCGCGCGGGTCCGCTCGCGAGGGCGCTCGGGGCGGGGCGTGCGCGCTGGGCCAATCGGGGCAAAGCCCGCAACCCTCTCGGGGGTGAGGGCGTTGACGATCATGCAGCTCCTCCCCCGGAGTCCGCTTTTCGAAGGGAACGAACATGAAGAAGCTGTGGGCAACCGCGGCTATCGCCACCTCCGTCGCCGGTGTCTCGGCGGCCACCGCGGCGCCGGCGCTCGCGATCGGCGACGACAACGGCACCACGTCCGCCAGCGGCAACGGCGCCAAGCAGGAGTTCGGCAACTCGGCCACGTTCGGTGACATGAGCCCGCAGCTCTCGCTGGTCCAGGGTTCGCTGAACAAGCCCTGCATCGGCCTGCCGGCGAAGCTCAACGCCCAGGGTCTGCTCGGTGTCGTGGCCGTCGGCGTCCTGCAGGACGTGCCGATCCTGTCGGCGCCGCAGAACCAGCAGTGCGTCGAGAACTCCACCCAGGCCAAGGGCGACGAGCCCCTGTCGCACATCCTGGACGACATCTCGGCCCTGTCGGGCAACGGCGCGGGCAACGGCTGAGCCTCCACCGCGTAGCGGCGGGCCA
Encoded proteins:
- a CDS encoding rodlin, yielding MFKKAMAAAAVTASVVGASAAAAPQALAIGDDSGTTSASGNHAESKFGNSVTKGDMSPQASLVQGSVNKLCAGVPVKANLQGIVGILAAVGVAQDVPILSAPQNQQCAENSTQAKGDEPLSHILSDISALSGNGLGNG
- a CDS encoding chaplin, which codes for MKKSAAVVAGALMAVGMATPAFADSGAGAVAEHSPGVLSGNVVQVPINIPVNVCGNTVNVIALLNPAFGNTCINR
- a CDS encoding GNAT family N-acetyltransferase, whose translation is MTYATELVTDEDAFAALSPDWARLYSGCATATPFQSHPWLHSWWRSYGAPGQLRLVLARDGRGELVAAAPLMRVRRPVPSLVPLGGAISDYGDVLLADERGEAAVAALTAGLAAAARTALIDLREVRPGSAAEQVYDRWPGPRRGVPDSLCLELPAAPLPELIARLPSAKAQQRVRAKLRKLTALGIERHVVAPDEVDKALRRLLELHRLQWQGRKVTSEHLRPRFGEHLVRSVGPMVASGDAVVTEFRLADDVVAVDLTLRSRHLTGGYLYGAHPCLRERKADVAVMLLDACAERARGTLSLLRGNEPYKQHWRPEPVANRRLLLARRRTAPLLAAAVCQADARRCGKELVRRWKERDRGDRP
- a CDS encoding rodlin — protein: MIKKVLASAAVAASVVGAASPAMAIGNDDGTKSASGNGASQSFGNSATYGHMSPQMALIQGSFNKPCIGLPAKANLQGILGLGAVGVLQDVPILSAPQNQQCVENSTQAKGDEPLSHILDDISVLAGNGLDNH
- a CDS encoding glycoside hydrolase family 26 protein, whose translation is MAPQQRPGRSRRRLACVAATVVASAALASGPGFAAGAGAARSADPPAPAPTAAVEPKKDVPAFGAYLDYGSRGVARIAELSRWLGGAELRVGHTYLPGDRWSNIEGAPDFLESWANWRRERADRMFVLNVPMLERNEERVSDAHVRLLLRQGAAGVFDHHFRRLAERLVALKVPDTVIVPGWEMNGITYTHRCGPDPQAWKKYWNRIVTTMRSVPGQEFRFDFTPTRGRDAIPWTQCYPGDDTVDIIGMDSYDQPRGMSFDEQVKEPYGLQEHVDFAKAHGKPISYPEWGLFRNGDNAEYMRRMLAWMDEHKPLYNTLTDYCPHGVWQCEDNPRSSEVYRSVLFGRTDEPEPSPTPTPVEPTTPPNCSPLDLGDWVEYWLGGKLCLRFDWYSRNW
- a CDS encoding rodlin, producing MKKLWATAAIATSVAGVSAATAAPALAIGDDNGTTSASGNGAKQEFGNSATFGDMSPQLSLVQGSLNKPCIGLPAKLNAQGLLGVVAVGVLQDVPILSAPQNQQCVENSTQAKGDEPLSHILDDISALSGNGAGNG
- a CDS encoding ATP-grasp domain-containing protein, producing the protein MSLFDTRVPAVLLRIDRNPFHHGTLGAVRSLGRAGVSVHVVADCTASPVRASRFVTQLHPPPPPGATPAEVAVVLRRVAARIARPAVLIPMDDAGAVAVNRLREELSPAYLLPQQPGSLAERVADKAELAGLCAAAAVPHPRTVVPVSAAEAAAAAWRLGLPVVAKWSRPWLLPPGSGLRSTTVLRSAQQAGELYARSAEAGSRLLLQAYLPPGPDLDWFFHGYADRAGTLRAGGSGVKHLSWPRGAGLTAAGRWTPDPQVRALAEGLVSGLGYRGILDLDFRRCGTTGRYHLLDFNPRPGAQFRLFTDTADLDVVRALHLDLTHRPLPAGAERPGRLFVVESYAPLTALRPVRAGREAAWYARDDRKPGWAMWALWTRHASRRVLSRLRRLFSRSAAPADARVVRQLPPRVTDDEKANTR
- a CDS encoding lipopolysaccharide biosynthesis protein — translated: MTENPTGPRHATTPLARAKALPPWSLIAAGALAGGLLGGAYGLLQPPAYTATSYVVAVPNEKSDPTSALGFAQAYGRVATQLAVLGDAQVWAGVPVSTLQENVRTATSPDAPMVAVTATSSRADLAADMANAVARALTRHASDAEQSTHVELQQFARATEPTEPSSASPTVTGLVGASAGGLLGGLMLLVRPRRAADGRGRPAVPGPAPAADVHGQL
- a CDS encoding chaplin — encoded protein: MVAAAAATSILSLCGAPALADTSANGTAKDSPGLLSGNDVSAPVDVPVNACGNTVDAASALNPSFGNDCATAGDADRYGGHHFDEDHDQDHDEDRDQDRGRDHGDHHASGSSAHGKSEGSPGVGSGNGVHVPVEAPVQLCGNTGDVISGLNPAFGNDCGGHEDSSDGGYGDTPPTKPPTTKPPTKPPTTPPTTKPPTKPPTTPPTTPPTTTPPAPPGHHGPPPQMADTGAGEATLAASGASAALIVAGAVLYRRGRAASRR